GCCAAGAGGAAGCGTCGTTTGGGCCAGTCCACTACTGTGGACACCGCCAACATGAAGGCTGTACGTCGTCAGTTGCCCAACGGCTAGCAATCCGCCTGATGCGCCTGCTGGCCGCGTTCAAAGAGAGTCGGGGAATGGCCCCGATTCACACGTAGCGTCAGTTCGGCTCAGTCGAGATGCCCGTTGATTGTCCGAAACATTTAAAGCAATCCGCCTCGTCGGGGGAGTCCGTCCGGCCCGGGAGGTAAGTAAGCGATGGAGGTTTTACCATGAGAGTAAAGCGCGGAGTGGCCGCCAAGAGGCGTCACAAAAAATATCTGAAGATGGCCAAGGGCTATCGTGGAGCAGGCAGCCGCCTGTACCGTACCGCTCGTGAGCGTGTCGAAAAAGCTCTGAGCAACGCATACCGCGACCGTAAACGCAAGAAACGCGAATTCCGCAAATTGTGGATCATTCGCATCAATGCCGCCGCCCGTCTCAACGGCCTGTCTTACAGCCGTTTGATGAATGGTCTCAAGCTGGCCGGCATCGAGCTGAACCGTAAGGTTCTGGCTGATATGGCAGTGCGCGATCCTGAAGTGTTCGCCAAAATCGCAGAGGCAGCAAAAGCCAAAGTGAGCTAAATTGTGAGTAATGATTTGAAGTCCTTCCTGGAAGGACTCGACAGCCTGGCCCAGGATTGCGAATCTCGCAAGGGCCAGGCTTGTTCGTTAAAGGAACTGGAGGAACTCCGCATTGAGTTCCTGGGCCGCAAGGGCAAGCTCGCTCAAATCATGGGCCAGCTTGGCAAGCTTGACAATTCGGAAAAACCTCAAGCCGGGCAGAAGGCCAACACGGTCAAACAAGCCATTACCGCTTTGTTTGATGCATGGGAAGCCGACCTTCATTCTGCTGAAGCCTCTGATGTGTTGTCGAAATTTGACCCCTCCATGCCGGGACGCAAGCCGTGGGCAGGATCACTGCATCCGGTGACACTGGTTATGGATGAAGTGTGTTCCGTCCTGACAGGATTGGGCTTTGAACATGCCGCCGGGCCGGAAGTCGAGAATGATTGGCACAATTTCGAGGCACTTAACATGCCTCCCGAGCATCCGGCTCGTGACATGCAGGACACCCTGTATGTTTCGGACAAAATCGTGCTGCGCACGCATACCTCCGGGATGCAGATTCGCTCCATGCTCAAGCAGGAGCCGCCGGTGGCTGTGATCGCTCCGGGCAAGGTCTATCGTCGCGATTCCGACCTCACCCACACACCGATGTTTCATCAGATCGAAGGATTGCTGGTTGACAAGAATGTGTCCATGGCGGATTTGCGTGGCACCTTGACTGTCTTTGTTCGACAGCTTTTCGGGTCACAGACCGATGTCCGTTTTCGTCCGAGCTTTTTCCCCTTTACCGAACCCTCTGCCGAGGTTGATATCTCGTGCGTCATGTGTGGTGGAAAAGGTGAAAAAGACGGCGCTCCCTGCCGGGTGTGCAAAGGCACCGGCTGGGTCGAGATTCTGGGCTGTGGCATGGTTGATCCCAATGTTTTCAAGTCTGTGGGCTATGATCCCGAGATATTTACCGGTTTCGCTTTTGGCGTGGGCATTGAGCGTATCGCCATGTTGAAATACGGTATCGGTGACCTGCGCATGTTCTTTGAAAACGATGTCCGTTTTCTGGAACAATTCGCGTAGATATTTGGAGTGGCGACACGGGGCACAGGCCCTGTGCCGTCCTTTTTTGACATACTGAATCCATGGATTCATTACGATAAACAGACCACTGTCCCAATCTGTTGCCAGTCTTCGCGAGCAATGGAGTGATGGGCTGAGGTCTGGGAGAAAGAGCGATGACGTGCTGCTTGCGGTGCCTTTTTTCCTCTTTTCCCCAGCCGCCGGAGGCATTCAATGTTAGTCAGTCTTAATTGGTTGCGTGAGTTCGTCCCCTATGAGGGCGACATTCAGGTTCTGGGTGACAAGCTCACCATGTTGGGCCTTGAACTGGAAGGGATCACTGATCCATTCGAGAATATCAAGGATATCGTGGTCGGGCATGTCGTGGAGTGTGAAAAGCACCCCGAGGCCGAGAAACTGTCGGTTTGCACTGTGGATGTCGGTGGTCCCGAGACACTGACCATCGTGTGCGGCGCGCCCAACGTCGGCAAGGGGCAGAAAGTCCCTGTTGCCACTGTCGGCACGGTGATGCCTGAGGGAATGAAAATCAAGAAAGCCAAGTTGCGGGGCATCAAGTCGTTTGGCATGATTTGTTCCGAGCGGGAACTTGGATTTTCCGACGACCATGATGGTATCTGGATGTTGGACGATTCCCTGACCGTGGGTGATCACTTGGTGGATGCGCTGAATTTGGAACGGGTTGTCTTTGATTTCGACATCACGCCGAACCGGGCCGATTGTTTGTCCATTCTCGGATTTGCCCGTGAAACCGCACTGGCTTTTGACCTGCCGTTGACCATGCCGGAGTTGAATTTGGTTGAGGCGGGAGGCAACGCCGCTGATGCCGTGAAAATTTTGATCGACGATCCCGCGTTGTGCCCGGCGTATCATGCCCGGATCATTCGTGGTGTCGAGACGCGCAAATCTCCGGACTGGATGCGGTTCAAGCTGCTCGCTTTGGGCCAGCGTCCCATTTCCAATATCGTTGACGTGACCAATTACATCATGTTGGAGCTGGGGCAGCCGCTGCACGCGTTTGATCTGGACACGATCGAAGACGCGACGATTCGCGTCGCTTCGGCAGAAGACGGGATGAAGTTCACCACGCTTGACGAGGTGGAACGGACCTTGACCGCAAATGACCTGTTGATCTGGGATGGCAAGAAGCCTGTTGCCCTGGCCGGTGTCATGGGCGGGATCAATTCCGAGATGCAACCGACTTCCACCAATGTTTTGTTGGAATCCGCTGTCTTCCGTCCCGGAACAGTTCGCAAGACCGCTCGTCGTTTGGCATTGCCGTCTGATGCTTCCTACCGTTTTGAACGGGGTGTGGATCAGCAGTTGACCCGATTCTGTCAGGATCGTGCGGCACAGCTTATGGCCGAGACATCGGGCGGAGCCGTCATGTCCGGCGTTGCGACCAACGAGCCGACCCCGTGGACCGATCGCCAGCATGGCTATCGTCATGCACGGTGCATGTCCCTGCTCGGGTTGGACCTTGAACCGGAATTTGCCAAGAAGGTTTTTGAAGGCGAAGGATGTGTGGTTGACGATTCCAATCCTGAAAACTGGACGGTTTCTTCGCCTTCCTGTCGTCTTGACCTTGAGCGTGAAGTTGACTTGTACGAGGAAGTGGGCCGTGTTTTTGGTCTGGATCAGATTCCCGCAGTACTGCCTCGTGTGGCAAAATCCCTTGAGACTGTTTCCGGTGGGACCGAGTATGCCTTTATCAAGACCATCAAGACGTGGGGTTCCGGCATTGGATTGAATGAAGCCGTGAACTACAGTTTTGTCGGGTCTGATGACCTGGATCGACTTAACCTGCCTGAAGAAGGCCGGGTATTTATCGCCAATCCGCTCAGTGAAGATCAGAATGTCATGCGGACCGATCTGGCTCCCGGGTTGTTGAACACATTGAAAAACAACTTGGCGCAGGGCAACAATCACATTCGTCTTTTTGAAGTGGCCAAAAAATTTGTGACTGACAGCGAATCCGAGACCGAGACGTCGGAACACACCCGTTTGGGCGTGTTGTTGTACGGCCCTCGTCATGCCAATGAATGGCCTTGGGGCGATGCGAACGCAGATTATCTCGATATCAAGGGGCACATGGAGCATCTGGTGGTCAACCACTTGAAATTGGAAGCTCCACAGTTTTCTGTTGTCGAAAACCATGCCTATCTGGAACCGTGTGTGCAAGTGACGGTCAATGATTTGCCGATTGGCCTGATTGGTCGGGTCAAGGAAGATATCGCCGATTACTATCATGCCCGGAAGGAAGTCTGGCTGGCAGACTTTGATCTGGATGAACTGCGGGAGATGACGGAAGCTCAGGCGATTCAGTTTGTACCGCTGCCGGTTTTCCCGCCGAGTCGTCGTGATGTGACGGTTATCGGACCGATGTCGTTGGGTGCCGATGCTATTCAGTCGGTCATTGAAGACGCCGGTGTCAAACTCATGGAGTCGGTCGAACTGGTTGCTGAATATGTGCCGGATGGGCAGGAAGAGGAACGAAATTTGTCTTTCCGTCTGACATACCGTTCGCCGACCAAGACCTTGAAAGACAAGCAGGTGGACAAAGAGCACAAGAAAGTGCTCGCTGCCTTGGAAAAGAGCTTGCCGATTCATTTCTAATTGAAGATTCTCGTGAAAGCCCTGTTCCATCTGTGGAGCAGGGCTTTTTTTACATTCTTCGGACGATACGTGATGCTGAGCATGGATGGTGGGTGCCTTTTTGGGCCTATTTTACCCCATGTTTCTAAACGTATTGATGCGAGCGGGTGGATTTGGTAGAAAAAAAGGATGGAAGACTTGCAGGATTTCAAACGATACAGAATTGGCGAAGCGGCCCGGGAACTTGGCGTCAAGACGTATGTGTTGCGATTCTGGGAAAGTGAGTTCGATGAAATCACCCCCATCAGGACCGAAAGCGGCCAACGTCTGTATACGGAAGAGAATTTAGATGTTATCAGGGAAATCAAACGGTTGCTTTATGATGAAGGGCTGACGATCGATGGGGCCAAACGCAAAATGCACAGCCTTGAACAGAGTGACATCCTGACGGAAATTCGGGATGAGCTTCTTGCCATCAAAAGGATTCTGAACACATAGGCGGCAACGATCAGACTGGAGGCCAAATGAATAAGGCTTTGAAATACAGTGTATTTTCAATTGGTTTGTGTGTCGCTTTATTCCTGATGGCTGCGGTCGTTTTCATTTCAGTTGTCGATCCCAATGACTATAAGGACCGCATTTCGCGGATCGTGTTGGACGAAACCGGGCGCACCCTGACCTTTGAGGGTGATCTCAATCTTTTGGTGTTCCCGAATCTTGGCATCCGAATGACGGATGTGAGTTTGAGCAACACAGCGGATTTCGGTCCTGAACCCATGATCCGGGTCGCCTCAGCCTCAGTGTCTGTCCGAATTGCGCCATTGCTGATGGGCAAGGTCAAATTCGGTCAATTGGTCTTGGACGAGTTGGTGTTGAATATGGGGCGGGCCGCTGATGGGACAACCAATTGGGAAGACCTCGTGGGACGGCAGGTTCCGACTGAATCCAGTGACACGGAAGAGCCGTTTTCGCTCGAGGTGGCCGGGCTTTCCGTGACCAATGGCAGTCTGGTGTGGGATGATCGATATACCGACACGCAGTTTGTGGTGCGCGGGTTGGATGTTTCCACCGGAAAAATCGCGCAAGGGGCGGTGTTTCCCGTTGATGTTTCGTTGAAATTTGCGTGTTCGCGGCCAGATGCACAGGGAACAGTGAAGATTTCCGGAAAATCTTCCATCGATTTCGTCAATCGTGAATACGGTCATCTGGATATGGGCGTACAACTCAGTGCGAAGGGGAAGGCCTTGCCTGGTGGGACACTTGACGCGCGGGCCGAGTTCAATTTTTTGGCTCTTGATTTCAATCGGGAGCGCGCTCAGGTCACTGGGTTGAAAATATCAGCGTATGGCGCAACGGTCCGCGTTGACGGGACATTCGAGGGCATAACGCAGGATATGACCGCTGCGTCTGGCGTTGTGAAGGTCGATCCATTTGATGTGAAAAAGACGCTGGCCGCTCTTGGGAAAAAGCTTTTCCCGATCGTGGACAAAATCGCTTTGACCGATGTGGGCGGGATGGTTGACTTTGCATTTGTTCCTGGGCGTATTGATATCAAAACCCTGAAAGCAACGGTTGATGGCACTCGAATTGTCGGCAACGCACGGATTGAACGTGGCGCAGTGTGGCCAACGTGTTTTATGCGATTGGATGTGGGCACGCTGGATTTGGATAAATATATGCCTGTTCAGGATGAGACGAAGTCTGCAACTGTCGATCTCTCTTCGTCGGGTCATGATGCCGTGATGATTCGACCAGCCCTTCTTCGAAAGCTTGATGTGGATATCGAAGCCAAGGTCGCAAAGTTGAAGCTAGCCGGGGTTTATTTTGAATCTGTGATCGCACATTTGAAAGGTAAGGATGGCGTGGTCCGGCTTTCACCCGCTTCGGCCCAGACATATGGCGGGTCGATCACCTTGGATGGGACGGTTTCGGTTGTCGAAAAAACGCCCAGTGCGGCAGTGACTGTTGCGGTCGATTCCGTGGATATCGGCGCACTCAGTCGGGATGCGGATGAAGGTTCTCAACTAGCCGGTATCGCGGATTTCAATGCGGACCTGACATGGCGTGGTGAGCGGGTCACGGATATGCGACGGACGGTGAATGGGACCGTTGGATTTTTTTTGAAGGACGGGGTGTTTCCCGGAGTGAATATGGTGAGAATGGCCCGTGAAACCCATGATCGGAAGTCGCAGGGAGGGCGGGTTGAAGCCGCTGCAACCGATTCGACCCGATTCGGGACAATCAAGGGGACGGGCGTCTTGACCAATGGTGTCTTGGTCAATGAAGATCTCGAAGTCGTGGCTCCCGGACTGCGTGCGAATGGGCACGGTGCGGTTTCGCTGGTGACGCATGAAATTGATTATATCGTCAAGGCAAAGCTGGTCCCCCAGGCCACGGGGCAGGGCGGGAAAGGTTCGGATGACCTTTTCGGTGTTCTTGTCCCCATCCATGTCACTGGAACGGTGGAGAATCCGCACTATTGGGTGTCGGTGACGGAATACGTCAAGGCCTTGGGCGGAACAGTTATCGGTGTGGTGGGCAGTGTGCTTGGCGGGGTGACCAGTGCCATCAAAGAGGTCGGATCTGCCTTGGATGAAACATGTTGTGAAGATGAGTCCACTTCGGAAAAATCTCCGCGTAGGAAAAAATTCTTGGGTATTTTTTAGGCTGCATCTGTGCGTGTGAGAAAAAGAGTCAATCTATCAGGCGATTAGTGATTGGTTCCGACCAGTTCGTGCATTCCCTTAAATGCGCCGTTCAGCGTTTCTTTTTCTGTGGTCTGTTGCCGGAGGAACTGATTGATGGGACCGATCATGGCGATGGCGGTATCCACTTCCGGGTTGGCCCCTTTTTGATACGCTCCGATATTGACCATATCTTCCACTTTCTTGAAGGTCGCCATGTGCCGCAGCAGGGTGCGACCATCTGTTTGTACTTCTTTTGAGGTGATGTCGCTTCGCAGACGACTGACAGATTTGAGGACGTCGATGGCCGGGTAATGGCCAAGATCGGCCAGTTCCCGGGTCAACACGATGTGCCCGTCAAGGATGGATCGTGTGGAGTCGGCAATGGGTTCGGTGAAGTCGTCACCGTCAACGAGCACGGTGTAGATGCCGGTAATTGACCCTTTTCGATTTTTACCGGCTCGTTCCAGAAGTTGCGGTAATTGAGCGAAAACACTGGGAGTATATCCACCTCGGGTCGGCGGTTCTCCAGCGGCCAGTCCCACCTCGCGGGCAGCCATGGCGAAACGGGTCACCGAGTCCATCATGAGGAGGACATCATTTCCCTGATCTCGAAAATATTCTGCCACGGCAGTGGCTGCGTAGGCCGCTCGCATTCGGATCAGCGGGCTTTTGTCCGAGGTCGCCACGATCAGCACACTTCGGGCCATGCCTTCGGGACCGAGGTCGCGTTCCATGAATTCCACGACTTCCCTACCACGTTCGCCCACCAGCGCGATGACATTGATATCCGCCTTTGTGGACCGTGCCATCATGCCGAGTGTAGTGGATTTACCCACGCCGGACCCTGCCATGATGCCGACACGCTGGCCTTTGCCCAGTGTCAGCAAGGCGTTGACAGAGCGGATGCCGACATCCAGCGGTTCATTGATTCGAGGGCGTTCCAACGGGTTCGGTGGTTCGTTGTGCAACGGGGCGTATGTTTCCGCATCGATAATTCCAAGGCCGTCCATGGGGGTGCCAAAAGCGTCAATGGCTCGTCCGAGCAACGCAGTACCCACAGGAATATGGGGTGGTGTGGCCGCGTTCTGGATCAGGGAACCGGGACCGATGCCCCGCATGTCCGAGTAGGGCATGAACAGGCAGGCTCCATCGCGAAATCCCACAACTTCCGCCGGGATAGGCCGACTTTCGGGCGGGAGAAGATAACAGACCGACCCAAGGGGGGCCTTGATTCCGTGCCCCTCAGCGATGAGACCCACAACCTTGGTCACCTTGCCGAATGTTTGACAGGGGTCGAGTTTTTCGAGCAATCCGAATCTGGAATGATTGGTCATGAATCAGCCTTCGGTGTCGTTGGCCGTGACCTGTTCGGCCAATTGGGCGAAAAGGGGTTCAACATTGGCCCAACGAGTATCGATGGTGTTGTCCACCTTTCCATTGGCACCTTCGACGACAACTCCTCCTGACTGGATGGACGGATCTCCTTTGGTGGTCCAATATTTCAGGGCTGGATTGCGGTCCTGAATGGTCTTGAGATATTCGTCCAACCCTTCGATATCATCAGGATGACACCTGACAGTAATTTGACGCTGAGAGTCAATGCGTTCCAACGCCTCACCCATTAATGCTTCCAGTGAAGCCTGTCGCTTCTGGTCCAGTTCGATTTTGAGCGTTTTTTCGACCGTCAGCGAAATGAGCTTGACGATGTCTTGACGGCGGTCTTCGAAAATTGTGGTACCTTGTGCGCCGAGTTGCGCAAGCAGGGCTTCTCCCTGCGTCGAGATGGCCTCAATGTGTCGAGCTACATCTTCCTGAGCCTGGGCAAGACCTTCGGCATACCCTTCATGTCGGGATGTCGCCCGGAGGGCTTCGGCTTCCAACTCTGCAAGCATCTTGATTTTTTTGGCCTCTTCCATGGCCTTTTTCTTGACGCGCTGCATGTACTCGATGTTGGTCGCTTCATCCCAGAGCAATTGCCGTTTGCCTTCCAGCTCCTGAATCGTTACTTCATTCGGCCCGGGAGTATCAATGCCGACAAGGACCTTGCCGGTCAAATTTGGCCTGTTGTGATTGGCGTTATTAGATAAAGACATCACTTCCACCTCGACTGATGGCTATTTTGCCCTCGTCCTCCAAACGGCGGACGGTTTTGACGATTGATTGCTGGGCTGCTTCGACTTCAGACAGCTTCTTGGGCGGCATGATTTCCAAGTCTTCCTTGATCATTGCCGAAGCACGTTCCGACAGATTCTTGAAGAACTTGTCGCGGAGATCTTGAGAAGCTCCCTTGAGAGCGACGGTGAGATCCTCGTTGGAAACCTCTTTGAGCAGCTCGCGAATGGCGATGTCGTCGATGCCCTTGACGTCCTCGAAAACGAACATGAGATTGCGAATATCTTCGGCCATCTGTGTGGATTCTTCTTCGATTTCCGAGAGCACTTCCTCTTCGGTGTTGCGGTCCACGGCATTGAGAATTTCTGCCACGGAATTGACACCACCGACTTTCTTGCCTTCTTTGCCGCCCATGGCGATCAACTGGCTTTGCAGCACTTTGTCCACTTCCATGAGCATTTCTTCGGCCACGGCTTCGAGTTTTGCCAGACGCATGAGCACTTCGGCTCGAACGCCTGCCGGGAGATTCTGGATCAATTCCGCAGCCTGATCCGGGTGGAGATGGCCGAGAATGAGGGCCAATGTCTGCGGATGCTCGTTGCGTAAGATCTGGGCCAGAATGCGCGGACTGACATTTTCCAATTCCTGGAACGGTGTGGGACCGGTATCCAGATCCAGAGAATCCATGATATATTTGGCAGTTTCCGCATCGAGTGATTTTGTCAGTAATCGTTTGACCTGCTCAGGACCACCCACCAGCAGTTCGGCGCCGTAGGCCAATGCCTCGTTGTATTCCTTGAGGACGTCGAGCACTTCTTCCTTGGGAACGGAATCGGTTTCGAGCATGGCTTTGGAAACGGCTGCTATCTCATTCCGTTCCATTCGTTTGAAGACTTCCGCCGTGAATTTCTCGCCAAGAGCGAGCAGCACGATGGCCGTTTTCTGTGGTCCTGAAAAATCTGCCATGGGTTTATGCCTCCTGGGTCAGCCAGGTTTTGAGCAGATGCACTGCCTGGTCAAGATTGTCGTCGGACAATTCGATAGCGTGATTCTTGGCATTTTCCAAGCGTCGAGTTGTATCCAGAGCTTCTTCGTCCACTTCTTCCTCTTCAAGGGCCAACCGTTCGGCACCGGGGAGTCCGGCCATTTCCTCGATTTCCTGCTCAGCCACACGGGGTCGAATCAGGGCCATGACGACCGGGCGGACAACCAAAATGAGGAAGAGGAAGATCAACAATCCGTTGAGAAATGGTTTGCCCAGACGCTGGGCATATTCCAGCATGGTCCGCATGAGTGAGTCGCCATCATAGAGTTCTGGTTCGCCAAAGGAGATGTTACTCACTTCGATGGTGTCGCCGCGAGCACTGTCAAAACCGACGGCATTGGCGATCAGGGTTTGGATGCGGGCGAGTTCTTCAGCTGATCTGGGAGTATAGGTCGATTCGCCTGTTTCAGCATTGGTCACCCAAGTGCCGTCCACGATAACCGCGACAGTCAGGCGTTTCAACTGCCCGACAGGCGTGATGATATTTTCTTCCTGTTTGTTGATTTCAAAGTTGGTTGTTTTGGTCTCTCGGGTGGAGTCCTGGGTGGTGCGGGTGCCGGAAAAACCGTCGCCCCGGAAGTTCGCATCGGGTTCGCCTCC
This Pseudodesulfovibrio sp. JC047 DNA region includes the following protein-coding sequences:
- a CDS encoding FliI/YscN family ATPase, with amino-acid sequence MTNHSRFGLLEKLDPCQTFGKVTKVVGLIAEGHGIKAPLGSVCYLLPPESRPIPAEVVGFRDGACLFMPYSDMRGIGPGSLIQNAATPPHIPVGTALLGRAIDAFGTPMDGLGIIDAETYAPLHNEPPNPLERPRINEPLDVGIRSVNALLTLGKGQRVGIMAGSGVGKSTTLGMMARSTKADINVIALVGERGREVVEFMERDLGPEGMARSVLIVATSDKSPLIRMRAAYAATAVAEYFRDQGNDVLLMMDSVTRFAMAAREVGLAAGEPPTRGGYTPSVFAQLPQLLERAGKNRKGSITGIYTVLVDGDDFTEPIADSTRSILDGHIVLTRELADLGHYPAIDVLKSVSRLRSDITSKEVQTDGRTLLRHMATFKKVEDMVNIGAYQKGANPEVDTAIAMIGPINQFLRQQTTEKETLNGAFKGMHELVGTNH
- a CDS encoding MerR family transcriptional regulator, producing MEDLQDFKRYRIGEAARELGVKTYVLRFWESEFDEITPIRTESGQRLYTEENLDVIREIKRLLYDEGLTIDGAKRKMHSLEQSDILTEIRDELLAIKRILNT
- the fliG gene encoding flagellar motor switch protein FliG, encoding MADFSGPQKTAIVLLALGEKFTAEVFKRMERNEIAAVSKAMLETDSVPKEEVLDVLKEYNEALAYGAELLVGGPEQVKRLLTKSLDAETAKYIMDSLDLDTGPTPFQELENVSPRILAQILRNEHPQTLALILGHLHPDQAAELIQNLPAGVRAEVLMRLAKLEAVAEEMLMEVDKVLQSQLIAMGGKEGKKVGGVNSVAEILNAVDRNTEEEVLSEIEEESTQMAEDIRNLMFVFEDVKGIDDIAIRELLKEVSNEDLTVALKGASQDLRDKFFKNLSERASAMIKEDLEIMPPKKLSEVEAAQQSIVKTVRRLEDEGKIAISRGGSDVFI
- the pheT gene encoding phenylalanine--tRNA ligase subunit beta, whose amino-acid sequence is MLVSLNWLREFVPYEGDIQVLGDKLTMLGLELEGITDPFENIKDIVVGHVVECEKHPEAEKLSVCTVDVGGPETLTIVCGAPNVGKGQKVPVATVGTVMPEGMKIKKAKLRGIKSFGMICSERELGFSDDHDGIWMLDDSLTVGDHLVDALNLERVVFDFDITPNRADCLSILGFARETALAFDLPLTMPELNLVEAGGNAADAVKILIDDPALCPAYHARIIRGVETRKSPDWMRFKLLALGQRPISNIVDVTNYIMLELGQPLHAFDLDTIEDATIRVASAEDGMKFTTLDEVERTLTANDLLIWDGKKPVALAGVMGGINSEMQPTSTNVLLESAVFRPGTVRKTARRLALPSDASYRFERGVDQQLTRFCQDRAAQLMAETSGGAVMSGVATNEPTPWTDRQHGYRHARCMSLLGLDLEPEFAKKVFEGEGCVVDDSNPENWTVSSPSCRLDLEREVDLYEEVGRVFGLDQIPAVLPRVAKSLETVSGGTEYAFIKTIKTWGSGIGLNEAVNYSFVGSDDLDRLNLPEEGRVFIANPLSEDQNVMRTDLAPGLLNTLKNNLAQGNNHIRLFEVAKKFVTDSESETETSEHTRLGVLLYGPRHANEWPWGDANADYLDIKGHMEHLVVNHLKLEAPQFSVVENHAYLEPCVQVTVNDLPIGLIGRVKEDIADYYHARKEVWLADFDLDELREMTEAQAIQFVPLPVFPPSRRDVTVIGPMSLGADAIQSVIEDAGVKLMESVELVAEYVPDGQEEERNLSFRLTYRSPTKTLKDKQVDKEHKKVLAALEKSLPIHF
- a CDS encoding FliH/SctL family protein; this encodes MSLSNNANHNRPNLTGKVLVGIDTPGPNEVTIQELEGKRQLLWDEATNIEYMQRVKKKAMEEAKKIKMLAELEAEALRATSRHEGYAEGLAQAQEDVARHIEAISTQGEALLAQLGAQGTTIFEDRRQDIVKLISLTVEKTLKIELDQKRQASLEALMGEALERIDSQRQITVRCHPDDIEGLDEYLKTIQDRNPALKYWTTKGDPSIQSGGVVVEGANGKVDNTIDTRWANVEPLFAQLAEQVTANDTEG
- the pheS gene encoding phenylalanine--tRNA ligase subunit alpha, which encodes MSNDLKSFLEGLDSLAQDCESRKGQACSLKELEELRIEFLGRKGKLAQIMGQLGKLDNSEKPQAGQKANTVKQAITALFDAWEADLHSAEASDVLSKFDPSMPGRKPWAGSLHPVTLVMDEVCSVLTGLGFEHAAGPEVENDWHNFEALNMPPEHPARDMQDTLYVSDKIVLRTHTSGMQIRSMLKQEPPVAVIAPGKVYRRDSDLTHTPMFHQIEGLLVDKNVSMADLRGTLTVFVRQLFGSQTDVRFRPSFFPFTEPSAEVDISCVMCGGKGEKDGAPCRVCKGTGWVEILGCGMVDPNVFKSVGYDPEIFTGFAFGVGIERIAMLKYGIGDLRMFFENDVRFLEQFA
- a CDS encoding AsmA family protein, whose protein sequence is MNKALKYSVFSIGLCVALFLMAAVVFISVVDPNDYKDRISRIVLDETGRTLTFEGDLNLLVFPNLGIRMTDVSLSNTADFGPEPMIRVASASVSVRIAPLLMGKVKFGQLVLDELVLNMGRAADGTTNWEDLVGRQVPTESSDTEEPFSLEVAGLSVTNGSLVWDDRYTDTQFVVRGLDVSTGKIAQGAVFPVDVSLKFACSRPDAQGTVKISGKSSIDFVNREYGHLDMGVQLSAKGKALPGGTLDARAEFNFLALDFNRERAQVTGLKISAYGATVRVDGTFEGITQDMTAASGVVKVDPFDVKKTLAALGKKLFPIVDKIALTDVGGMVDFAFVPGRIDIKTLKATVDGTRIVGNARIERGAVWPTCFMRLDVGTLDLDKYMPVQDETKSATVDLSSSGHDAVMIRPALLRKLDVDIEAKVAKLKLAGVYFESVIAHLKGKDGVVRLSPASAQTYGGSITLDGTVSVVEKTPSAAVTVAVDSVDIGALSRDADEGSQLAGIADFNADLTWRGERVTDMRRTVNGTVGFFLKDGVFPGVNMVRMARETHDRKSQGGRVEAAATDSTRFGTIKGTGVLTNGVLVNEDLEVVAPGLRANGHGAVSLVTHEIDYIVKAKLVPQATGQGGKGSDDLFGVLVPIHVTGTVENPHYWVSVTEYVKALGGTVIGVVGSVLGGVTSAIKEVGSALDETCCEDESTSEKSPRRKKFLGIF
- the rplT gene encoding 50S ribosomal protein L20, translating into MRVKRGVAAKRRHKKYLKMAKGYRGAGSRLYRTARERVEKALSNAYRDRKRKKREFRKLWIIRINAAARLNGLSYSRLMNGLKLAGIELNRKVLADMAVRDPEVFAKIAEAAKAKVS